TGTGAAAAACGATTTTCGGAATATCAATATCATGATCGGCTACCTTAATCATGAACTTGGTTTGAGCATTTACCTTCGCACCATTAATTACAATGGTTCCCTCGGTAGTAACGGGCTGAGTTACTCCGTGAATCGTCATGGTTCCTTCTACGGTTACAGTGTACGCTCCATCTTTTGTAGGATCAATGGGGCTACCATTGCTGAAAGTGCCTTTGAAAATAGCTTTGGGGTATTTCTCTGATTCCACATAATTTTCATTGAAGTGCTCCCGCATGAGCGACTTGTCAAATTCAAAGGCTTGCATATCCATGCTCACTACTACTTCTTGCTTAGCAAAATCAATGACACTCTGCACTTTATTGTTGTGGGCTTCAATATCCTCGAGGGGCGCACTAGAAAAGAATTTAGTGTGTCCGGTCTGGGTAATAAACTTATCCTGAGCCACTAGCGAGTTGCTTACTAAAAAGGCTAGGTAAATGATGATTATATTTTTCATGGTAATTTAATATAGTTGAAATTGGATAGTTGAAAATTGATAGTGAATGACTAGACTATTGATTGTCTTTTGTTAATTGTTAAGGGATTGAATGAGAGAATGATTGAGTTATTGAGTATTATCAGTCATTGGTCATTAATCATTACTCATCATTCATTGCGGGGCAACCCTTGCGGGGCAACCCTTGCTAATTGTTACTCAGTGCTGGCTCCATCGCCTACCCAGCATGCAATATCCTGAATTTGCTGGTCGGTAAGCTCTCTTCCGCTAGAAGCCGGGGGCATTGACTTACTAGCAGTCCGAGCTTGAATCCGGGCAGCCCGGTTCTGAATGGTTGCTGCGGTTCTAAAATCAGGTGATATGGTACCATCGTGGCAGTTAGACAGCGCGCAGTTATTTTTCACAATGGTTTCTACTGCTTCAAAAGCTACTCCGCTGGATAGCAGTACGGTCTGTACACTCTCGCAGCCATTGGCATCTTGGGTTATTACTTCGTACTCACCGGGGGCTAGCCCTGAGAAAATACGGTTGCTCTGAAAAGGCTGATCGTTAATACGAAACTGGTAAGGCGCCGCTCCTCCCTCGGCCGACACGTTGATCTGGCCATCGGTTGAACCACAACTAGCGTCTACTTTAGCTACCGTGGTGTTCACCCCGTCGCGGTTCGCTACTTGTACCTCTAGGGTTCCTTCACAACCATTGGCATCTTCTACGGTAATGATGTGGCTCCCGGCACTCAAGCCAGAAAATAGACCATCGCTTTGCTCACTGCCGTCGTTGATACGAAAAAGGTAGGGGGCTTCTCCCCCACTGGCTTCTACCTGCACCGCACCTGAGGCTAAACCGCAGTCGGCGTCGGTAACGGTTAGCAACTGAAGTGCAGGCGCGTTATCGCAGTTCTGAGGTTCTGGCACTACCTCGTAGGTACACGAGTATAGTAGTGCCAGAATGAAAGAAGTGAGGACTAGGGTATGAAATAAGTTTCTCATTGTTGATTATCCGGGTAATTGTGAGATAGTCCAGGCTGGGACAGCAGCTCCGTTAGTGTCGCCGCGTTGTGCATCTTGGGCAAAGAAGTAGATAGGGCGTCCGGCGTAGGTTAGCTGCTGCCCACCGTCTGTCCGATCAATTGCCGCGAACGCTCCCTGATTTAAAGTAGAAGGAAGTACTACGTTAGCCACTTCATTAAAGGCAGGCCAAGCATCCAGACACCCATCGGTACATACACTTACGTTATTTTCGTCATTTTCAAAGTAGTACAGACTATTACCTTCGGCATCTACCAGATAAGAGATTGGGTCGCTTCCTACCGCTTCTACTACTTGTGTGGCTAGCATAAGTGTGTAGTCGGGTTTGGCAACAAACCACACTTGACCAATGCCCTCCCCGTTGATCTGATTAGCTCCGGTGTCACCCGAATAGTAGTAGAGTGGCCACCCCTTGTAGGTGGTTTGCATCTCCCCATCGGCCCGGGTAATGGTTCCGAAGTCTGATTGATCCAGACCACTGCCAACTTCAAAATCGGCTTGGTAGTATGCTGGCCAAGTGTCCAGGCAACCGCCTTCGCAAGCACTGGTTCCATCTACATCGCGACTAAAGAAATAAAAGGCCCGCCCATCTTGATTCACTAAATATGACCCTAGGTTACTGTCGTTAGCCAGCTCTATTTGGAGAGTGGCATCTGCCGGATCCGGAGTGGCATCGTCTTCTTCACTACAAGCAGAGAAGAGAAATAATAAACTGAACATTGTAAAAAGTACTGATAGTGTTTTGAGAGATTTCATGAGATGAATTGTTTGGATTAAATAAATTAATTAAAGATTTTTTTGACCTGACTGATGTGTATCGGTTAGGCCAATGTTTTTGCGTTATTGTCTGGGACAAATGTACGCCAACCTCGCTCAGTAGTTAAATTTTTCAGGTATACAGGAGGTGAACAACGGGGAAATATCAGGTAGACGAAAAGTGAACAAGACTATTCTAACTGCAAAACTCAGGAGTGTTAAAATTGCTAAGTTTCAGAGCCTTATTACTTATGTAAGTAGTTTAAAATCAAATACTTATGTTGCTTACCACACTTGCTTTTCAGGAATATAAACTACTCAATTGAGGGGGTGAGATGTGCCTCAATAGCTTGTACACTTTGTTTTACAGGATTTTTAGCAGGGTTACAGAATGCTATGTGCAAAAGAAGTTCCTTTTACATCAAACTGATATATAAAGTTGCGAAAGTATGCCTAGCAGATACGCTATACGGTATCATTTCAGGCAAGAACACCGTCAACAGATAGCTGAGTATCTCTGCTTATCTGGGCTAATTGATGGTAATGCCCGATGCTTCTCCTATTCCCTTAATGTAGCCGATAGCGAAGATTTTTCCGGTTACTTCGTAGCCCGTAGATAGTCCGCTGTCAAACGTCCCTTGTGATTCGCCGTACATGACCGGAGCGTGGTCGGGACGTAGCGGGCCATCGAACCCGCACCTTGCGTAGTGCTGAAGCAGTTCGGCCATCGGAGCAGGCCCGTTGTCATGAAAAGTTTCTCGGAAGTGGTACTTATTTCCAGTCACATCGCGCAGATGAAGGTAGTTGATCCGCTTTTCGTTGAGCCATTTGGTTGATAAAGCATATAAGTCTTCGTCCATTAGCTTGAAGGTGGCCTGGCAGAAGGTAATTTTATTGGCCGCTATCGGATAGTGTTGCCATATTTTCTCAAAGGCTTCCGCCGAAGTCAGAATTCGGCCTACTCCTTTTAGCGGACTGACGGGCGGATCATCGGGATGTAACGACATTTCTACTCCTGCTTCCTGAGCAACGGGCAGTACGGCATTTAAGAAATAATAGAGGTTTCTCCATAAATCTTCTTCGCTTACCAGCTCTTCCTCAGGAACTAGTTCTTTGGCATCTTGTATATCAAATTCGCTTACTAGGGCACCACCCCGCTCGACTACATCGGTACGAGTGCGATACCAACCCACGCTGGCCATAAAATTATAGCAGAGCAGACGAATGCCTAGTTGACCCATGTTACGCAGCATCTGCTGGTAGCGGTCAATCCACTCATCGCGATTATCTAAGCCCAGCTTGATCGGCTGCATATCAAACTGATCGCCTTCCAGACCGTAGAGCGTAAAGCCTGCTTCTCTAAATTCTTGCTGGATAGAGCGAAGCGCAGCCAAGTCGTAAGGAGCAGGTTTGCCCGATAGGCTCGGCATCGCTTTGGTGATGGCGTGGCTTACTCCCACTTGCCGAGCTAGAACCCACTTTCGCTCGTCGTAGCGGGGTGGCAGTAACATCGTGATGATCATGCTAAAAATATCCTCCCTTGTCAGTGATGTCTTTCACACTTTGTCCTTCTTTCACCCAGCCAAAGATTTTCTTTTCGTTTTCCTTAATCTCCTCCGCTCGGGTAAGCACCTCGTACGCAATGGCTCGCGGTACGACCAATACACCATCAATATCACCCAGCACCACGTCACCGGGTTTGATAGTAACATCATCAATTTGTAAGGGTACTTGGTAGTGAGTAATAAGGCACCGACCCAAACTACCGTTAGAAATCCGGTACTCATAAAACACTGGAAAGTCCGCTT
This region of Tunicatimonas pelagia genomic DNA includes:
- a CDS encoding YceI family protein, whose amino-acid sequence is MKNIIIIYLAFLVSNSLVAQDKFITQTGHTKFFSSAPLEDIEAHNNKVQSVIDFAKQEVVVSMDMQAFEFDKSLMREHFNENYVESEKYPKAIFKGTFSNGSPIDPTKDGAYTVTVEGTMTIHGVTQPVTTEGTIVINGAKVNAQTKFMIKVADHDIDIPKIVFHNIAEEVEVTVDLKYDPLNS
- a CDS encoding SprB repeat-containing protein, encoding MRNLFHTLVLTSFILALLYSCTYEVVPEPQNCDNAPALQLLTVTDADCGLASGAVQVEASGGEAPYLFRINDGSEQSDGLFSGLSAGSHIITVEDANGCEGTLEVQVANRDGVNTTVAKVDASCGSTDGQINVSAEGGAAPYQFRINDQPFQSNRIFSGLAPGEYEVITQDANGCESVQTVLLSSGVAFEAVETIVKNNCALSNCHDGTISPDFRTAATIQNRAARIQARTASKSMPPASSGRELTDQQIQDIACWVGDGASTE
- a CDS encoding mannonate dehydratase, which gives rise to MIITMLLPPRYDERKWVLARQVGVSHAITKAMPSLSGKPAPYDLAALRSIQQEFREAGFTLYGLEGDQFDMQPIKLGLDNRDEWIDRYQQMLRNMGQLGIRLLCYNFMASVGWYRTRTDVVERGGALVSEFDIQDAKELVPEEELVSEEDLWRNLYYFLNAVLPVAQEAGVEMSLHPDDPPVSPLKGVGRILTSAEAFEKIWQHYPIAANKITFCQATFKLMDEDLYALSTKWLNEKRINYLHLRDVTGNKYHFRETFHDNGPAPMAELLQHYARCGFDGPLRPDHAPVMYGESQGTFDSGLSTGYEVTGKIFAIGYIKGIGEASGITIN